TTTGGGGATAATGAACCTAAGCAAAATGCTTACATCATTATTAGCTGGTGCGGGAGTGGCTGGACTGGCTGTAGGCTTAGCGCTTCAGGGTACTTTGTCCAATACATTTGCAGGTGTCATTTTGTCATTTCGAAAAAAAGTACAGATAGGCAATTGGGTTGAAACCAATGGTTTTTCGGGAGAAGTTATGGATATTAACCTGAAAGACTTTACATTAAAAGAGGCCGACAACAATTTAGTGGTCATTCCAAATAGGATGATTTTAGAAAACCCTCTAAAAAACTATTCACTCACCACACGCATGCGTGTAGCTTTGGAATGTGGAGTGGGGTATGAGTCAGACTTGGAAAAGGTGAAAACTTTAACCAAAGAAACCGTTGCTAAATCGTTCGACCAAGTGAAATCGACTAACGATGTTGAATTTTATTACACAGAGTTTGGCGATAGTTCTATTAATTTTTTGTGTAGATTTTGGATTGATGCCGAAAGTATTCTCGAAAAATTAAGAGCAAAATCAACCGTTATTATCGAAATTAAAAAGGCCTTTGACAAGGCAGGAATTAATATTCCGTTTCCAATTAGAACCTTGGAGTTTAACAATAAATTGACATTGGATGAAACATCGTTTAATAAGCATTCAGATAATTAGTTTAAAGTAATAGTACTATTAATACATTGATTTTTCGAAAAGTCTCGAATCCATCGAGACTTTTCGTATTTTAGGAATCTACAATTTTAATTTTATAATTATGGGCTTAGTTGTACCGAAAGAAGCACTTACATTTTTAAACAAACTTGAAAAAAATAATAATCGCGATTGGTTCAATAATAATAAAACAAAATTTAAAGCTATTGAAAAGGAAGTAAAAATGTTTTATAATGCCATTTTTGAAAGATTAAACAAGCATGATGATATAGAAAAATTAAAGATGTTCAGAATATATCGTGATGTGCGCTTTTCGAAAAATAAAATGCCTTATAAAACTAATTTTGGTGGGGCTTTTCACCGTGCAAAACCTAAACTAAGGGGCGGTTATTATCTTCACATTCAACCTAATAATCAAAGTTTTTTGGCAACTGGATTTTGGCAACCTAACGCAGCAGATTTACTACGCATAAGAAAGGAATTTGAAATGGACGATGCCGAAATACGCGACATTTTGGCCAACAGAACCTTTAATACGGTTTGGGGCAATACTTTTGAAGGCGACGAAGTAAAAACTGCCCCAAAAGGCTTCGGCCGGGAGCACAAGGCTATCGATTTAATTAAAAAGAAACAATACATTTTCACTAAAAAAATTAGTGATAAAGATGTGTTGGCCTCTAATTTTTTAGATGAAATTGATAATGCGTTTATAGCCGTTAGGCCATTCTTCGATTATATGAGTGACGTACTAACAACCGATTTAAATGGTGTTTCGCTGATAGACGACTAAACAGCCTCTCTAAACTCGGGCTTTTCAAACAGTTGAATTTGACTTAAAAGTCGGTCTTTTACCAAATTCATCATACGTTTATTCAAGGCAGATGAATTTTCAATGTAAAGTAAATATTCTTCAACAGTAAATTGGCCAATCACCATACCTTTCATGGAGTTTCTAAGCTTCATGTCCTTTTGTATCGCATTTTCAATGTACAACTGTCTTTTTTCCAAAGAAAGGTCGTAAAAAACAGACTTATGTTTGGTGATATAGTTTCTAAAAACTTCAATAAATAAATCATTTTGAAGCTTAATTACGGGACGCAATACTATGTTCTGAAAACGTTCGTCTTTACTCATGTTGTCGTTAATAGTGTTGCTTAAAATTTCTGGACGAATACTTTTAATTTGGGATTTTCTAGTGTTCATTTCGGAAAGTTTTTAATAAAATTAAGTATTATAAAAGGCTATTTGGACATCGTAATTTATTATTATCAACGAGGTTATTAACATTTTGAATTTTCTACTTTTATCTTCTCTTAAAAAAATGCCGTTTTTTGGCGTTAATTTTAACTTTTTAAACAGTAAACCAGGTACAATAACATGAAGTTTGGTAGTGTAACAAATCCGCAAGACATCAATTTCACCTTGCCCAAGGATCACCCAAAAACTAAAAAGGTTTTAAATCGGGTTAAGGACGATAACGTTCCGGAAATTTACATAGGTTGCGCAAAATGGAACCGGGCAGATTTAAAAGGATTTTACCCCAGAGGCACTAAAGACGAATTGGCCTATTATTCGTCACAATTCAATGCCATTGAACTTAATGCTACGTTTTACAGGATTTTTTCTGCCGATCAGTTTGAAAAATGGTATGATAAAACACCTGAAGGGTTTAAATTTTTCCCAAAATTGAATCAGGAAGTCAGCCATTGGAAACGATTAAATGAAACTCAAGAAGTTGTTGAGAACTACTTGAACAATGCGGCCAACTTAAAAGAAAAGTTAGGAACAGTTTTTTTGCAAATGCATAATAATTTTGCTCCCAAAGATTTTAATAGGGTTGTGGCTTTTGTAGAAAGTTGGCCAAAAGAAATTCCTTTGGCCGTAGAGTTTAGACATACCGATTGGTACAACGACAAAACCGTTGCAGAAGCATTATACCAGCTTTTAGAAGAAAATAATATTTCAAATATTATTGTAGATACCGCAGGACGGCGAGATTTAATGCATATGCGCTTAACAAACCCTACTGCTTTTGTTCGCTATGTGGGCGCAAACCATGATAGCGATTATAGTAGATTGGACGATTGGGTGGAGCGTTTGAAAATTTGGAAAAACCAGGGCATTAAGGAAATTGACTTTTTCATTCATCAAAATATTGAAAAAGAATCGCCTTTGCTTTCTGCTTATTTCATAAAAAAACTGAATAAAGAATTGGGATATAACCTTAAAATACCGAACGAAGATAATCAACAAGAACTCTTTTAACCTTAATAAATATAAAATATGAGATTCCATACCAGAAAATGGGTAAAACCAGAAGATCTAAACGCTAACGGAACATTGTTTGGAGGCCGTTTGTTAGAGTGGATTGACGAAGAAGCGGCACTCTACACAATTATTCAACTTGAAAACCAAAAAGTAGTTACTAAGTTTATGAGTGAAATAGACTTTAAAGCTTCTGCTAAACAAGGTGATATTGTTGAAATAGGCATAGAAGTGGTGAAATTTGGCAAAGCATCGTTAGTTTTGAGTTCTGAAGTTAGAAATAAAATGACCCATGAAACAATCATAACCATTTCAAATATTGTAATGGTTAATTTGGGACCAGACGGTAAAGCAAAGCCCCATGGAAAAACAGAAGTAGAGTATGTATCGGATAGGTTAAATTAAGACTGATGTTGATTCGCTTTAAAATTTATAACCATACTGCTATTCTATTAAAAAATCATAGATTATTTTAGAATCCATTGGTAATTTTGTAAAAATAAATAAGTCGAGGGCTTAATTTTTGTTATATACTGAAAAAACAAGCAGTTTTTCGTAAATTTGCCAGCATTTTGGCAATTTAAGCTTTGGCCAAAAATCCTTTTAAAGAATAAAATTAAATTAAAACATATTATGAGTAAGACATTGTTTGACAAAGTGTGGGATTCGCATGTTGTTAGAAAAATAGAAGATGGTCCGGATGTATTTTTTATAGATCGCCATTTTATCCATGAAGTTACCAGTCCTGTGGCTTTTGTAGGTTTAAAAAGCCGAGGTATTGGCGTGATGTACCCAGAAAAAACCTTTGCAACAGCTGACCATAATACCCCAACTTGGAATCAGCATTTGCCAGTAGCAGATCCTTTATCAGCAAACCAATTAGAGGCATTGGCCAGTAATGCTGCCGAATATGGTATTTCACACTGGGGATTAGGGCACAGAAACAACGGTATTGTTCATATTGTAGGTCCAGAAAACGGCATCACACTTCCTGGCTCTACTATTGTTTGTGGCGATTCACATACATCTACACACGGTGCTTTTGGAGCCATAGCCTTTGGTATTGGTACTTCTGAAGTAGAAATGGTTTTGTCAACGCAATGTATTATGCAGCCAAAGCCTAAAAAAATGCGTATTAACGTAAATGGTAAATTAGGTTTTGGGGTAACACCAAAAGATGTAGCGCTTTATATTATTTCCCAACAAACTACATCAGGAGCTACAGGCTATTTTGTTGAGTATGCTGGCGATGTTTTTGAAGACATGTCTATGGAAGGCCGTATGACGGTTTGTAACCTTTCAATTGAAATGGGAGCACGTGGTGGAATGATTGCACCAGACGAAAAAACATTTGAATACATTAAAGGAAGAAAGCATACACCAAAAGGCGCCGATTGGGATAAAGCCATGGTGTATTGGGAAACCTTAAAAACAGACGACGATGCTGTTTTTGATGCTGAATTTACTTATGATGCAGCCGACATCGAACCCATGATAACCTACGGAACAAACCCAGGTATGGGCTTTGGTGTAACAAATTCTATTCCTAAAGCAGAAGATGTAGACGGCAATGTCAATACCTATAAAAAATCATTAAGCTATATGAAGTTTAATGAAGGCGATAGCATGATTGGTAAACCTGTTGATTATGTATTCTTAGGATCGTGTACCAATGGACGCATTGAGGATTTCAGAGCATTTTGTTCAATTGTTGAAGGACGCAAAAAAGCAGAAAACATCACGGCATGGTTGGTACCAGGATCGCATAAAGTTGTCGACCAAATAAAGGAAGAAGGTTTAGATAAAATTTTGGAAGCCTCTGGTTTTGTATTAAGAGAACCAGGTTGTTCAGCTTGCTTAGCCATGAACGATGACAAAGTGCCTGCCGGAAAATTAGCAGTATCGACATCTAACCGTAATTTTGAAGGTCGCCAAGGTCCAGGATCAAGAACATTACTGGCCTCGCCACTAGTAGCTGCAGCTACCGCAGTTGAAGGTGTAGTAACAGACCCAAGAACATTAATTAACGCATAAAAAGAAAACATAATGGCTTACGATAAATTTGAAGTTTTAACAAGTACAGCTTACCCTTTACCTATAGAAAACGTAGATACCGATCAAATTATTCCGGCACGTTTCCTAAAAGCGACAAAACGTGAAGGATTTGGCGATAACTTTTTTAGAGATTGGAGATATGATTCTGAAGGAAATCCAATTGCAGACTTTCCTTTAAACGATTCAAAATATGAAGGTTCTAAAATATTAGTTGGTGGTAAAAACTTTGGTTCAGGTTCATCAAGAGAGCATGCCGCTTGGTCTGTTTACGATTTTGGATTACGTTGTGTAATTTCATCGGCATTTGCAGATATCTTTAAAAACAACTGTTTAAATATTGGTGTTTTGCCAGTACAGGTTTCTGCTGCATTTGCTCAAAAGTTATTTGATGCCATTGAAGCCGATCCGAAAACAGAAATAAAAGTAGATTTGCCAAACCAAACAGTAACTTTATTGGCCACTGGCGAATCAGAGTCATTCGAAATCAATGGTTACAAAAAAGGCAATATGCTTAATGGTTTCGATGATATCGATTACTTACAGAACATGAAAGATGAGGTTGCCGAATTTGGTGAAACCAGACCTTTTTAATTAAAAATAACCTAAGCCCGTTTACTTTTAATGAAGAAGATAGAAATAATGGACACGACATTGCGCGATGGTGAACAAACCTCGGGCGTGTCGTTTTCAGCTTCTGAAAAACTTACCATAGCTAAACTTTTACTTGAAGAATTAAAAGTTGATCGCATTGAAATTGCTTCAGCTAGAGTTTCTGAAGGTGAATTTCAAGCCGTAAAAGACGTTACCCAATGGGCTTCACAAAATGGTTATATTAACCAAGTTGAGGTATTGACTTTTGTCGATAAAGGCATTTCCATCGATTGGATGATAGAGGCGGGGGCAAAGGTACAAAACCTATTAACTAAAGGTTCGTTAAATCATCTAACCCATCAACTTAAAAAAACACCAAGTCAGCATTTTAAAGAGATAACCGAAACTATTGCTTTAGCGACTTCTAAAGGTATTGAAACTAATATCTATTTGGAAGATTGGAGCAATGGTATGAGAAATTCCAAAGACTATGTTTATGAGTTTTTAGAGTTTTTATCAACGCAGCCCGTAAAACGCATCATGCTTCCAGATACCTTGGGGGTTTTAACGCCTAACGAATCTTTCAATTTTGTAAAAGAAATTAAAGACAAGTACCCAAACTTACATTTCGATTTCCATGCGCATAATGATTACGATTTAGGAGTGGCCAATGCTATAGAAGCACTTAAAGGTGGGGCCGACGGTTTGCATTTAACGGTAAACGGAATGGGCGAACGTGCAGGTAACGCACCAATGGCAAGTACTATTGCTGTTATTAACGATTATATGCCCAGCGTTGAAATTGGGGTAAACGAAAAGGTACTTTATACCGTTAGTAAACTTGTTGAGAGTTTTTCTGGTGTTGTAATTCCTGCCAACAAACCCATAATCGGAGCTAATGTATTTACCCAAACAGCTGGCATCCATGCCGATGGCGACAATAAAAAGAACCTGTATTTTAGCGACTTAATGCCTGAGCGTTTTGGTAGAACCAGAAAATATGCTTTAGGTAAAGCTTCAGGTAAAGCTAATATTCAGAAAAACTTACAGGAACTCGGTCTTCAGCTTGACGACGAAGACTTAAAAAAAGTAACCCAGCGCATTATTGAGCTGGGCGACAAAAAGCAAGTTGTCACCAAAGAAGATCTGCCTTACATCATTTCTGATGTTTTAGATTACGATTACGAAGAAAAAGTAAAAGTTAATACTTACGTTTTAAATCATGCCAAAGGCCTTAAACCATCCACAACAGTATCTTTAACGATAGAGAACAATACTTTTGAGGAAATTTCACAGGGCGATGGACAATTTGATGCTTTTATGAATGCAATCCGAAGCATTTTTAAAAAACAAAAACGCGGTATTTTACCCGATTTGATAGACTATGCAGTGCGAATTCCCCCAGGAAGCCGATCGGATGCCTTGTGTGAAACTATTATTACTTGGAAATCGCCTGAAAAGGAATTTAAAACCCGAGGTTTAGATTCAGACCAAACGGTTTCTGCCATAAAAGCGACCGAAAAAATGCTAAATATTATTATTAATTAAGACACATAAATACAAACACATGAAATTTAACATAGCCCTTTTAGCCGGAGACGGTATAGGACCAGAAGTAATAGATCAAGCGGTAAAAGTGAGTGATGCCGTAGCGAAAAAATTTGGACACGAAATTACATGGAAACCAGCTCTAACCGGAGCGGCGGCCATTGATGCTGTGGGTGAACCTTACCCAGATGAAACGCACGACATTTGTGCATCTTCTGATGCTGTTTTATTCGGGGCCATTGGTCATCCAAAATTTGATAATGATCCTTCTGCACCGGTAAGACCTGAGCAAGGCTTGTTAAAAATGCGCAAAAAATTAGGTTTATTTGCCAATGTGCGCCCTACTTTTGTGTTTCCTTCATTATTGGATAAATCGCCTTTAAAGAAAGAGCGAATAGAAGGAACCGACTTGGTATTTTTCCGTGAGTTAACTTCTGGTGTTTATTTTGGTGAAAAAGGAAGAAAAGATAATGGTAATACGGCTTATGACACAAATATGTACACCAAAGAAGAAGTTACTCGGTTAGCACGCAAAGGCTTTGAAGCGGCCATGCAACGTTCTAAAAAATTATGTTGTGTAGATAAGGCTAATGTTATGGAAACCTCTCGTTTATGGAGAGAAACTGTGCAAGGTTTAGAAAAAGAATATCCGGAGGTAACAGTGTCTTACGAGTTTGTAGATGCCGTTGCCATGCGTTTGGTACAATGGCCAAAAGATTACGACGTGTTGATTACCGAAAACCTTTTTGGTGACGTATTAACAGATGAAGCATCTGTAATTTCTGGATCGATGGGCCTTATGCCTTCGGCTTCTTTAGGAACCAGCATTTCATTATTTGAACCTATTCATGGGTCTTATCCACAGGCAGCAGGTAAAAACATAGCAAACCCAATGGCTACGGTATTATCGGCAGCCATGATGTTTGAAAATTTTGGTCTAACTGACGAAGGAAAAGCTATTAGAGAAGCTGTAAATCAAGCATTAGATCAAGGTATCGTTACTGAAGATCTAGCGGATGGAAATAAAGCTTATGGCACGACCGAAGTTGGAGATTGGTTAGCAGCTAACATATAGTTTAAACTATAAATAGATAAAATTAAAGCCCTGTGAAGTTTACCCTTCACAGGGCTTTTTATTTTCAATTTATTAACAAGTATTGTCTGTAATTGAAGTTTTTTGTAAATTACTGATAATCTCAAACTTAAAAACTATGGCAACATTTCTACGCTTCACTTTTGTCATCATATTTAGCGGATTTCAATGGGGTTATGCTCAAAACAAAGAAGAGTTTACATCAATACTTAATGATGATAATACCGCTATGGGTTTAGTACCACAACATCAAAATAACCAACAAGACGTCGAGTCTATTCCAGTAAACAATGAATTTAAATTATACCCAAATCCTTTGAGGGAATCAAGGGTTTTAACTGTTTCCGGTAGTAAGACTATCCAAAACATTAAGATTTATTCTGTACTTGGTAAACAACTTATAAATTCAAATTTTGAAAAGGTTAAATCGGCCGAATTAAACTTAAAATCAATAAACACAGGTATCTACCTCGTTCAAATTAATAATAAGAAAACCACACGCCTAATTTTGGAATAACTCGTTAAGCGTATTACCCTTCAATAATATCTTTATATTCCTCAAAAAAAACTTCGAAAAGCATCATTTTTTCGTTAAAAAATTCCATGACATCACGCCAGGTATTTTTGTTATGGATAGACACTTTTTGCTCTAAAGGCACATAAATTCGGGAAATTTCTTTTTGATTATCTAAAAAGTATTCTTCTTCAAATACAGCATCGGGCAAGTACTCGTCCTGTAGAATTGATTTTATTGCGATTAATTTTTCCCAATATATGATGCGTTGTTCTAAATCGTCTTCTAAATCTAAGGCAACTAAAGCTTTTTTGGTGTCGAAATGAAATTTAAAACTTAAGCCTTTCAACTTCGTATTGTACAATATCCACTTTCTGGGAAATGATTTTCCAAAACTCGTCCAAAATTCTTGTCGTAATAATCGAGATTCTTCTTTACTGAACATTGCAATTAAATTAAATAAGCAATTCCAACACCTAAAATAATTGAAATGAATTTCGATAGATTAAACTTGTGGCCTTCGCCACTTTCAAATAGAATGGTTGTTGAAATATGAAAAAAGATACCAATAACTACGGCATTTACAGCATCCACATAATGGGCAATGGCATTAAAACTATTTGATATATATGTGCCCAAAGGCGTCATAAAGGCAAATACAATTAAAAATAAAGCAATTTGTAATTTATTGTAATTGCTTTGGGTTAAAAAAAGTGTAATGATCAATGCTATGGGAATTTTATGTACCAAAACACCATAAACCATATCGTTATGGTCGTGTATTGAAAAGC
This genomic stretch from Flavobacteriaceae bacterium GSB9 harbors:
- a CDS encoding DUF72 domain-containing protein, whose amino-acid sequence is MKFGSVTNPQDINFTLPKDHPKTKKVLNRVKDDNVPEIYIGCAKWNRADLKGFYPRGTKDELAYYSSQFNAIELNATFYRIFSADQFEKWYDKTPEGFKFFPKLNQEVSHWKRLNETQEVVENYLNNAANLKEKLGTVFLQMHNNFAPKDFNRVVAFVESWPKEIPLAVEFRHTDWYNDKTVAEALYQLLEENNISNIIVDTAGRRDLMHMRLTNPTAFVRYVGANHDSDYSRLDDWVERLKIWKNQGIKEIDFFIHQNIEKESPLLSAYFIKKLNKELGYNLKIPNEDNQQELF
- a CDS encoding 2-isopropylmalate synthase, which produces MKKIEIMDTTLRDGEQTSGVSFSASEKLTIAKLLLEELKVDRIEIASARVSEGEFQAVKDVTQWASQNGYINQVEVLTFVDKGISIDWMIEAGAKVQNLLTKGSLNHLTHQLKKTPSQHFKEITETIALATSKGIETNIYLEDWSNGMRNSKDYVYEFLEFLSTQPVKRIMLPDTLGVLTPNESFNFVKEIKDKYPNLHFDFHAHNDYDLGVANAIEALKGGADGLHLTVNGMGERAGNAPMASTIAVINDYMPSVEIGVNEKVLYTVSKLVESFSGVVIPANKPIIGANVFTQTAGIHADGDNKKNLYFSDLMPERFGRTRKYALGKASGKANIQKNLQELGLQLDDEDLKKVTQRIIELGDKKQVVTKEDLPYIISDVLDYDYEEKVKVNTYVLNHAKGLKPSTTVSLTIENNTFEEISQGDGQFDAFMNAIRSIFKKQKRGILPDLIDYAVRIPPGSRSDALCETIITWKSPEKEFKTRGLDSDQTVSAIKATEKMLNIIIN
- the leuB gene encoding 3-isopropylmalate dehydrogenase, which gives rise to MKFNIALLAGDGIGPEVIDQAVKVSDAVAKKFGHEITWKPALTGAAAIDAVGEPYPDETHDICASSDAVLFGAIGHPKFDNDPSAPVRPEQGLLKMRKKLGLFANVRPTFVFPSLLDKSPLKKERIEGTDLVFFRELTSGVYFGEKGRKDNGNTAYDTNMYTKEEVTRLARKGFEAAMQRSKKLCCVDKANVMETSRLWRETVQGLEKEYPEVTVSYEFVDAVAMRLVQWPKDYDVLITENLFGDVLTDEASVISGSMGLMPSASLGTSISLFEPIHGSYPQAAGKNIANPMATVLSAAMMFENFGLTDEGKAIREAVNQALDQGIVTEDLADGNKAYGTTEVGDWLAANI
- a CDS encoding ZIP family metal transporter, producing the protein MNKFIFPILAVIFGFLLAFATKKQKSWNTKILLSFSGAFLLALTLFELLPEVYHHLDAKRTGLLIMCGILLQIVLELFSKGAEHGHVHIHNNKTVFPWLLFISLCIHSFLEGFSIHDHNDMVYGVLVHKIPIALIITLFLTQSNYNKLQIALFLIVFAFMTPLGTYISNSFNAIAHYVDAVNAVVIGIFFHISTTILFESGEGHKFNLSKFISIILGVGIAYLI
- a CDS encoding acyl-CoA thioesterase; the protein is MRFHTRKWVKPEDLNANGTLFGGRLLEWIDEEAALYTIIQLENQKVVTKFMSEIDFKASAKQGDIVEIGIEVVKFGKASLVLSSEVRNKMTHETIITISNIVMVNLGPDGKAKPHGKTEVEYVSDRLN
- the leuD gene encoding 3-isopropylmalate dehydratase small subunit — encoded protein: MAYDKFEVLTSTAYPLPIENVDTDQIIPARFLKATKREGFGDNFFRDWRYDSEGNPIADFPLNDSKYEGSKILVGGKNFGSGSSREHAAWSVYDFGLRCVISSAFADIFKNNCLNIGVLPVQVSAAFAQKLFDAIEADPKTEIKVDLPNQTVTLLATGESESFEINGYKKGNMLNGFDDIDYLQNMKDEVAEFGETRPF
- a CDS encoding mechanosensitive ion channel family protein, whose translation is MKNTLHEAFNSLIEKLESWLTAIIQNIPNLILAIVVMVVAYFVAKYTRKIVSKLVAKRVSQESISNMIAKIAAVIVVISGLFLALGIMNLSKMLTSLLAGAGVAGLAVGLALQGTLSNTFAGVILSFRKKVQIGNWVETNGFSGEVMDINLKDFTLKEADNNLVVIPNRMILENPLKNYSLTTRMRVALECGVGYESDLEKVKTLTKETVAKSFDQVKSTNDVEFYYTEFGDSSINFLCRFWIDAESILEKLRAKSTVIIEIKKAFDKAGINIPFPIRTLEFNNKLTLDETSFNKHSDN
- a CDS encoding glyoxalase — its product is MNTRKSQIKSIRPEILSNTINDNMSKDERFQNIVLRPVIKLQNDLFIEVFRNYITKHKSVFYDLSLEKRQLYIENAIQKDMKLRNSMKGMVIGQFTVEEYLLYIENSSALNKRMMNLVKDRLLSQIQLFEKPEFREAV
- a CDS encoding DUF2461 domain-containing protein, producing the protein MGLVVPKEALTFLNKLEKNNNRDWFNNNKTKFKAIEKEVKMFYNAIFERLNKHDDIEKLKMFRIYRDVRFSKNKMPYKTNFGGAFHRAKPKLRGGYYLHIQPNNQSFLATGFWQPNAADLLRIRKEFEMDDAEIRDILANRTFNTVWGNTFEGDEVKTAPKGFGREHKAIDLIKKKQYIFTKKISDKDVLASNFLDEIDNAFIAVRPFFDYMSDVLTTDLNGVSLIDD
- the leuC gene encoding 3-isopropylmalate dehydratase large subunit, whose product is MSKTLFDKVWDSHVVRKIEDGPDVFFIDRHFIHEVTSPVAFVGLKSRGIGVMYPEKTFATADHNTPTWNQHLPVADPLSANQLEALASNAAEYGISHWGLGHRNNGIVHIVGPENGITLPGSTIVCGDSHTSTHGAFGAIAFGIGTSEVEMVLSTQCIMQPKPKKMRINVNGKLGFGVTPKDVALYIISQQTTSGATGYFVEYAGDVFEDMSMEGRMTVCNLSIEMGARGGMIAPDEKTFEYIKGRKHTPKGADWDKAMVYWETLKTDDDAVFDAEFTYDAADIEPMITYGTNPGMGFGVTNSIPKAEDVDGNVNTYKKSLSYMKFNEGDSMIGKPVDYVFLGSCTNGRIEDFRAFCSIVEGRKKAENITAWLVPGSHKVVDQIKEEGLDKILEASGFVLREPGCSACLAMNDDKVPAGKLAVSTSNRNFEGRQGPGSRTLLASPLVAAATAVEGVVTDPRTLINA
- a CDS encoding T9SS type A sorting domain-containing protein; the protein is MATFLRFTFVIIFSGFQWGYAQNKEEFTSILNDDNTAMGLVPQHQNNQQDVESIPVNNEFKLYPNPLRESRVLTVSGSKTIQNIKIYSVLGKQLINSNFEKVKSAELNLKSINTGIYLVQINNKKTTRLILE
- a CDS encoding DUF4268 domain-containing protein, coding for MFSKEESRLLRQEFWTSFGKSFPRKWILYNTKLKGLSFKFHFDTKKALVALDLEDDLEQRIIYWEKLIAIKSILQDEYLPDAVFEEEYFLDNQKEISRIYVPLEQKVSIHNKNTWRDVMEFFNEKMMLFEVFFEEYKDIIEG